The nucleotide sequence ACTGTAATCTGGAGTTATTCTAAATTTCTGctcagttttgttgttttaaacataTATGGATGTTGAATTGAATGTTACATATTTAGTATTTGGTGGACATGTAGAAGTGCACAAATAtggatttctgtattttttgatcatgtttattgtttatattcTAATATTGTGCAGTAATTCTACTATTGTGTGTGTTATCTGGATTCATAAGAAGCTTCATGAGCCTATGTACATTTTCATTGCAGCTTTGTTGGTTAACTCTGTCCTTTTCAGCACAGTTATTTACCCAAAGCTTTTGATTGACTTTTTATCTGAGGAACAGATCATATCTTTGACAGCCTGTATCtgtcagtgttttctgttttattctcttgGAGGTGCAGAGTTCTTACTGTTAACAGCTATGGCCTATGACAGGTATGTGTCTATATGTAAACCTTTAAAATATTCAACTATCATGAGTAAAACAACTGTCATCGTTCTCTTGGCTCTAGCATGGCTCGTACCTTCTACTCAGGTTGCTGCAAGTTTGATTTTAGAATCAAGGAGCAAAGTGTGCCGCTCTACTCTGAGTGGAATTTTTTGTAATGTTTCAATTTCCGGACTCTTCTGTGAACTCTCAAAATTTGTAACTGTAAAAGATTTGATCAT is from Notolabrus celidotus isolate fNotCel1 chromosome 10, fNotCel1.pri, whole genome shotgun sequence and encodes:
- the LOC117819895 gene encoding olfactory receptor 13C2-like codes for the protein MDVELNVTYLVFGGHVEVHKYGFLYFLIMFIVYILILCSNSTIVCVIWIHKKLHEPMYIFIAALLVNSVLFSTVIYPKLLIDFLSEEQIISLTACICQCFLFYSLGGAEFLLLTAMAYDRYVSICKPLKYSTIMSKTTVIVLLALAWLVPSTQVAASLILESRSKVCRSTLSGIFCNVSISGLFCELSKFVTVKDLIMLLNIALLPGLFILFTYSRILIISYKSGREVRKKAAQTCLPHLIILVNYTCLCVFDVIIVGHESDLPKTVRFIMTLQMVLYHPLLNPIIYGLKMKEITKHLKRLFCPDKLK